In Carassius gibelio isolate Cgi1373 ecotype wild population from Czech Republic chromosome B4, carGib1.2-hapl.c, whole genome shotgun sequence, one DNA window encodes the following:
- the LOC127956332 gene encoding uncharacterized protein LOC127956332, whose protein sequence is MDESQPREKQEEVDQPLETRSRSSRSRRSSRSSASAAATTARAKAAACKVKASYAEKEAIMMRERAQIEEHQQKALAETARRKAEVEADLYVLQLQKEAVAASTEAEVYEAAVYEEDGASVDLEKESCISSRIERTEEYVQKHSQQRNSPNLTPNSQHESEGSSYVTQSYVAGSLSSLPPTVKEELNAETIPMKQEQTTRHNFQCSRSNVKVEPYDGADEVKHQKYPVRKQRDSCLPSQVPAECFTPAPPSPHANDFTTYLLKKEMVSSGLFQFDDCPENYWAWKTSFRAVTSELNIASREEIDLLVKWLGPDSSSHAKRIKSVHVSDPALGVRMIWRRLEDCYGCPEVIEQAMLKRLDTFPRITIKDNHRLRDLGDLLLELQSAKESGRLPGLAYLDTARGVNPIIEKLPFSLQDKWITQGSRYKEDHNVYFPPFSFFVEFVCRQARTRNDPSFALASTGYSNNTKSDGAAKLSNRTSVYVKKTEIMAAQPNQDRNLDKNVDPDKFCTIHNKPHPLYKCRTFRSKHLDERKAHLKEKFICFRCCASTKHVARDCRTSVKCRECNSDRHIAAMHPGPAPWSIEVSVSTADQNMEKTDEDTAEVNNKCTEICGDASRPKSCSKICLVNVYPSNQRERVKRIYAVLDEQSNRSLVKSQFFDLFNIVSSSSPYTLKTCSGIVTTAGRKVNGFFVESLDGKTVVALPPLIECNTLPDDRSEIPTPEIAMCFPHLTAVSDKIPPLDSCAPILLLLGRDILSVHKVREQRNGPLNTPYAQRLDLGWVIVGEVCLNGTHCQSSVNAYKTNILPNGRTSFFSPCTKGFNVVERGESPFLSYLPDPPCSLKCSKTSESYTTGLKENVFFRSSEDDKSALSVEDSVFLDIMDKEVYLDNDNHWVAPLPFRSPRKQLPNNREQAIQRLNSLQRTLSKKPNMKTHFFGFMQKVIENEQAEPAPPLQSEEECWYLPIFGVYHPHKPDKIRVVFDSSAQYGGVSLNDVLMSGPDLNNTLLGVLLRFRREKVAVMADIEQMFYCFKVKEQHRNYLRFLWHKDNCAEKEIIDYRMTVHVFGNSPSPAVAIYALRRAAEYGEADYGMDAKDFVLRNFYVDDGITSVPTEREAIDLLKRTQAMLSKSSLNLHKVASNSASVMEAFPSSERANDLKGLDFDKDPIPLQRSLGISWNIKADCFTFKASQDLKPFTRRGILSTVNSLYDPLGFVCPVTMQGKAIVRELSTIQQDWDTVLPADKRDSWKVWTSSLAELDRLQIPRSYVPTSLCGAQVRELCIFSDASILAIAAVAYLRVIDSNGQLHVGFVMGKSKLAPFPAHTVPRLELCAAVLAVELMELIKEEIDIEFHNIQFYTDSRIVLGYIHNVTRRFYMYVANRVARIRKTTEPSQWHYVCSEQNPADHATRFVAAAHLPLTNWFSGPEFLRECDPIGCSLGESYGLVKAEEDVEIRPQVNTLATNVKEDLLGSSRFERFSSWRSLVRAITTLTHIANSFSQSFPDTLCRKWHLCTKTSGVEISQAKATIVKTVQREVYQEEFESLTKFGKVSQRSTLLRLDPFVDNEGLLRVGGRIHCADISDIEKHPLIIPPNHHVTGLLIQHYHDQVAHQGRHFTEGAIRSAGLWIVSGKRSVSNIIHKCVLCKKLRGKMESQKMSALPSDRVSVDPPFTHTGLDVFGPFTVVTRKTRGHNAENKRWAVIFSCLNTRAVHLEVVESLSASSFICALRRFLAVRGPVKHFRSDRGTNFVGAVKELQIDSSDSELKGFLQNQGCTWTFNAPHSSHMGGVWERMIGIARRILEALLMKTPTRLTHEVLTTLMAEVMAIMNSRPLIPISSDTGMPQVLSPAMLLTQKASVAPAPPGNFEIGHLHKNQWRQVQMLADSFWKRWKQEYLSTLQPRRKWTEERESIQEGDIVLLKDGEAKRSEWPIGLIAKTVASSDGKIRKVMVKTAKQGVFREYLRPICDVVLLLSNNRNA, encoded by the coding sequence ATGGATGAGTCACAGCCTCGCGAGAAACAAGAGGAAGTTGACCAACCTTTAGAAACAAGATCACGGTCAAGCAGATCACGTCGTTCGAGTAGATCTTCGGCTAGTGCAGCTGCGACCACAGCAAGAGCTAAAGCAGCCGCATGCAAAGTAAAGGCCTCTTATGCCGAAAAGGAAGCCATCATGATGAGAGAAAGAGCTCAAATTGAAGAGCATCAACAGAAAGCACTAGCTGAGACAGCTCGCAGAAAAGCAGAAGTTGAAGCTGATTTATACGTGTTACAACTGCAAAAAGAAGCTGTAGCAGCATCTACAGAGGCAGAAGTTTATGAAGCTGCAGTTTATGAAGAAGACGGAGCAAGTGTCGATCTAGAAAAAGAATCATGCATCTCAAGTAGAATTGAACGCACAGAAGAGTATGTGCAGAAACATTCTCAGCAAAGAAATTCTCCTAATTTGACTCCTAATTCACAACATGAAAGTGAGGGTTCAAGTTATGTGACACAGAGTTATGTTGCAGGCTCACTAAGTTCTCTCCCTCCAACAGTGAAGGAGGAATTGAATGCAGAGACAATTCCTATGAAGCAGGAACAGACAACTCGGCACAACTTCCAGTGTTCTCGTTCGAATGTAAAAGTTGAGCCATATGATGGAGCTGATGAAGTAAAGCATCAAAAATATCCAGTACGAAAGCAACGTGACTCCTGCCTGCCCTCTCAAGTTCCTGCTGAGTGCTTTACTCCAGCACCACCATCACCTCATGCAAACGACTTTACTACATATTTGCTGAAGAAAGAAATGGTGAGTTCTGGCTTGTTCCAATTTGATGACTGTCCAGAAAATTACTGGGCGTGGAAAACGTCTTTTCGAGCTGTAACCAGTGAACTCAATATAGCTAGTAGAGAGGAGATAGATCTTCTTGTCAAATGGCTTGGTCCTGATTCATCCAGTCATGCCAAACGAATCAAATCAGTTCATGTCAGTGATCCTGCCTTAGGAGTTCGTATGATATGGCGTCGCCTGGAGGACTGCTATGGGTGTCCAGAGGTCATCGAGCAGGCGATGTTAAAGAGACTTGACACTTTTCCTCGCATCACAATCAAAGACAACCATCGTCTGAGAGATCTTGGGGACTTGCTACTCGAGCTGCAGTCAGCAAAAGAAAGTGGTCGTTTACCTGGTCTTGCTTACCTTGACACAGCGCGGGGAGTCAACCCCATCATTGAAAAACTCCCATTCAGTCTTCAAGATAAGTGGATTACGCAAGGTTCTAGGTACAAAGAAGACCATAATGTATACTTTCCTCCTTTCAGCTTCTTTGTTGAATTTGTTTGTAGACAAGCAAGAACTAGAAATGACCCTAGTTTTGCTCTTGCTTCAACTGGCTACTCAAACAATACAAAATCAGACGGAGCTGCCAAGTTGAGTAACAGAACTTCTGTCTACGTcaagaaaactgaaataatggCTGCGCAACCAAACcaagacagaaacttagacaagAATGTAGATCCAGACAAGTTTTGTACCATACACAATAAACCTCATCCACTTTACAAGTGTCGCACATTCAGGAGCAAACACCTAGATGAACGAAAAGCACATTTGAAGGAAAAGTTTATCTGTTTTAGATGTTGTGCTTCCACTAAGCATGTTGCAAGAGACTGCAGAACATCTGTTAAGTGCAGAGAATGCAACAGTGACCGACACATTGCAGCCATGCATCCGGGTCCTGCCCCGTGGTCCATTGAGGTGTCTGTATCAACTGCAGATCAAAACATGGAAAAAACAGATGAAGACACTGCTGAGGTAAACAACAAGTGCACTGAGATTTGTGGAGATGCTAGTAGGCCCAAGTCATGTTCAAAGATTTGTCTCGTAAATGTTTATCCCTCTAATCAACGTGAAAGAGTCAAACGCATTTATGCTGTACTGGATGAACAGAGTAATAGATCATTAGTGAAGTCACAGTTCTTTGATCTGTTCAACATCGTTAGCAGTTCTTCCCCCTATACATTGAAGACGTGTTCAGGTATAGTGACTACGGCGGGGAGGAAAGTAAATGGATTCTTTGTCGAATCGCTTGATGGGAAAACAGTAGTTGCTCTTCCACCTTTGATAGAGTGTAACACTTTACCAGATGACAGATCCGAGATTCCCACGCCGGAGATAGCTATGTGTTTCCCCCACCTCACTGCTGTGTCAGATAAAATTCCTCCTTTAGACTCTTGTGCTCCTATCCTTCTCCTCTTGGGTCGAGATATTCTTAGTGTGCACAAAGTGCGTGAACAACGAAATGGACCCCTCAACACACCATACGCACAGCGCTTAGACCTGGGCTGGGTGATAGTGGGAGAAGTTTGCCTGAATGGGACTCATTGTCAGTCCAGCGTGAACGCTTATAAGACCAACATACTTCCAAATGGGCGAACGTCATTCTTCTCTCCATGCACAAAAGGTTTCAATGTCGTAGAGCGGGGTGAGTCACCTTTTTTGTCATATCTACCCGACCCACCATGTTCTCTCAAGTGTTCAAAAACCAGTGAGAGCTATACAACTGGCTTAAAAGAGAATGTGTTCTTCAGATCTTCAGAGGATGATAAATCCGCTTTATCTGTAGAGGATAGTGTCTTTCTCGACATAATGGACAAAGAGGTGTACCTTGATAATGATAACCACTGGGTGGCGCCACTTCCATTCCGCTCTCCAAGAAAGCAACTCCCGAACAATAGAGAGCAAGCTATACAAAGGCTGAACTCGTTGCAGCGCACTCTTTCAAAGAAACCGAATATGAAAACGCATTTCTTTGGTTTTATGCAGAAGGTGATTGAAAATGAGCAAGCAGAACCTGCTCCACCCTTACAATCAGAGGAAGAATGTTGGTATTTGCCAATTTTTGGAGTTTACCACCCACACAAACCTGACAAAATCAGGGTGGTCTTCGATTCGAGCGCTCAGTATGGAGGGGTGTCCCTTAATGATGTTTTGATGAGCGGACCTGATCTTAACAATACCCTTTTGGGTGTGCTGTTGCGCTTCCGTAGGGAGAAAGTAGCTGTGATGGCGGACATAGAACAAATGTTCTATTGTTTCAAGGTAAAAGAGCAGCATCGCAACTATCTTCGCTTTCTTTGGCACAAAGACAACTGTGCAGAAAAGGAGATCATTGATTACAGAATGACCGTGCACGTCTTTGGCAATAGTCCTTCGCCAGCAGTCGCTATATATGCCTTAAGGCGAGCAGCAGAGTATGGCGAAGCAGATTATGGTATGGATGCTAAGGACTTTGTGTTACGCAACTTCTACGTTGACGATGGCATCACATCTGTCCCTACTGAAAGAGAAGCCATTGATCTCCTAAAGCGTACGCAAGCAATGCTATCAAAGTCAAGCTTGAATCTGCATAAAGTGGCTTCTAACAGTGCTTCGGTGATGGAAGCTTTTCCATCTAGTGAGAGAGCCAACGATCTCAAAGGCCTGGATTTTGATAAAGACCCAATACCTCTTCAACGCAGCCTTGGTATAAGTTGGAACATCAAGGCAGACTGCTTCACATTTAAAGCTTCTCAAGATCTCAAACCCTTTACTCGAAGAGGGATCCTTTCCACCGTCAATAGTTTATATGATCCCCTCGGGTTTGTCTGTCCAGTCACTATGCAAGGCAAAGCTATAGTGAGAGAACTTTCAACTATACAACAGGATTGGGACACTGTTCTTCCGGCAGACAAAAGAGATTCGTGGAAGGTATGGACTTCATCTTTAGCAGAGCTTGATCGATTGCAAATACCACGATCTTATGTCCCAACCTCACTGTGTGGAGCTCAGGTTCGAGAGTTGTGTATCTTCTCGGATGCTTCTATTTTAGCTATCGCTGCAGTAGCGTACCTACGAGTAATAGACTCAAACGGACAGCTTCACGTGGGGTTTGTAATGGGAAAATCCAAGTTGGCCCCTTTTCCAGCACATACTGTTCCACGCCTGGAGTTATGTGCAGCGGTACTTGCTGTTGAGCTGATGGAACTTATAAAGGAAGAAATTGACATAGAGTTCCACAATATCCAGTTCTACACTGACAGTCGCATAGTGCTCGGCTACATTCACAATGTAACACGCAGATTCTACATGTACGTGGCTAACAGAGTTGCACGCATAAGAAAAACCACGGAACCTAGTCAATGGCATTACGTCTGTTCTGAACAGAACCCAGCAGATCATGCCACCAGGTTTGTGGCAGCAGCCCACTTACCCCTTACCAACTGGTTCTCAGGTCCAGAGTTCCTTAGGGAATGTGACCCTATAGGATGTAGTTTAGGAGAGTCATATGGACTTGTAAAAGCAGAAGAGGATGTTGAAATTCGCCCCCAAGTGAACACACTGGCAACTAACGTCAAAGAGGACTTACTAGGCTCAAGCAGATTTGAACGTTTCTCAAGCTGGAGATCCTTGGTGAGAGCTATCACTACTCTGACGCACATAGCAAATTCATTCTCACAATCTTTTCCTGACACACTCTGTCGAAAATGGCATCTGTGTACTAAAACCTCAGGTGTGGAGATATCACAAGCCAAGGCGACTATAGTCAAAACCGTACAACGAGAAGTGTACCAGGAAGAATTTGAGAGTTTGACTAAGTTTGGTAAAGTCTCGCAGCGTAGCACACTCCTGAGGCTTGACCCCTTTGTGGACAATGAGGGTCTGTTAAGAGTTGGGGGTCGCATTCACTGTGCTGACATCTCTGATATAGAGAAGCATCCCTTGATAATCCCTCCCAATCATCACGTAACCGGTCTTTTAATTCAGCATTATCATGATCAAGTGGCTCATCAAGGCCGGCATTTTACTGAGGGTGCTATACGTAGTGCTGGATTGTGGATAGTCAGTGGCAAAAGATCTGTTTCAAATATCATCCACAAATGTGtgctgtgcaagaaactgagaGGTAAGATGGAGAGTCAGAAGATGTCGGCTTTGCCCTCAGATAGAGTTTCTGTAGATccacctttcacacacacaggtcttGATGTTTTTGGACCATTCACTGTGGTGACACGTAAGACAAGAGGGCATAATGCTGAGAACAAGCGATGGGCTGTCATATTCAGTTGCTTAAATACCAGAGCAGTTCACTTAGAGGTTGTGGAGTCTCTATCAGCGTCAAGCTTTATATGTGCTTTGCGTCGCTTCTTGGCTGTCAGAGGACCAGTGAAGCACTTTCGTTCTGACAGGGGGACAAATTTCGTTGGAGCAGTCAAGGAACTCCAAATTGACAGTAGCGACTCAGAGTTGAAAGGCTTCTTGCAGAATCAAGGTTGCACGTGGACCTTTAATGCTCCACATTCCTCCCATATGGGAGGAGTGTGGGAAAGAATGATCGGCATTGCCAGACGTATTTTGGAGGCTCTCTTGATGAAAACTCCCACAAGACTCACGCATGAGGTCTTAACAACTTTAATGGCAGAAGTCATGGCCATCATGAATTCCAGACCCTTAATCCCAATTTCATCAGATACGGGCATGCCCCAAGTGCTTTCACCAGCAATGCTCTTAACTCAGAAGGCGAGTGTTGCTCCAGCACCTCCAGGAAATTTTGAGATAGGGCACTTGCACAAAAATCAGTGGCGTCAAGTCCAGATGCTGGCTGATTCATTCTGGAAGCGATGGAAGCAGGAGTACTTGTCTACCTTGCAACCCAGGAGAAAAtggacagaggagagagagagtattCAGGAAGGAGACATTGTTCTGTTGAAGGATGGGGAAGCTAAGCGCAGTGAGTGGCCAATTGGTCTCATAGCAAAGACTGTAGCCTCATCTGATGGAAAAATTCGTAAGGTTATGGTGAAGACTGCTAAGCAAGGGGTATTCAGAGAGTACTTAAGACCTATATGTGATGTTGTCTTACTTTTGTCAAATAATCGGAATGCATAG